One part of the Mya arenaria isolate MELC-2E11 chromosome 3, ASM2691426v1 genome encodes these proteins:
- the LOC128227091 gene encoding heat shock 70 kDa protein 12A-like, giving the protein MALYKSENLTREMTLKSETTGKEMPAIVVIQESIRYLKNHLVNVIKSKDAMFNESKIHWVLTVPAIWGDSAKQFMREAAINAEIHTDKLLLSLEPEAASLFCRYLPFARETNEKSASLVTVGVGDQYMILDVGGGTVDITVHEVQRNEETEDITLREMFKANGGDWGGLKVDEAFADLLQDILGPDVMEALQFSYRDDFMEFMDMFEIIKRKVAPDMDSRETMNVPLSFVQTYKELNNVELEDERRIRRKYNGKITVSKNKMRFDPEILKGLFTETVDQICALVSEYFDQIREYNIGTILMVGGFSESKMLQDKVRSTFPSKRLIIPEEAGLCVLKGAVLYGHNPSMITARVSKFTYGIGAYKQFEPALDPPEKRAIRDKIVLCKDSFSVHARAGQEFQVDEMVGENEYVADGKDATELQIDVYTTPHRHPRFIDDEDSKKIGEMRVPVSRNLSGGQETMKVQFVFGDTELKVVAWDKDNGQKIKDARFEFLK; this is encoded by the exons ATGGCCCTTTACAAGTCCGAg AATCTTACTCGCGAGATGACTTTAAAGTCAGAGACTACTGGTAAAGAGATGCCAGCAATTGTGGTTATCCAAGAAAGCATAAGATACCTGAAGAACCACTTAGTAAATGTGATAAAATCCAAAGATGCTATGTTCAACGAGTCAAAAATTCACTGGGTCTTGACGGTCCCAGCAATATGGGGTGACAGCGCCAAACAATTCATGAGGGAAGCGGCTATCAAT GCAGAAATTCACACGGATAAGTTGTTACTGAGTCTAGAGCCAGAAGCCGCTTCGCTGTTTTGCCGATACTTACCGTTCGCCAGGGAAACAAACGAGAAGAGTGCAAGTCTTGTTACAGTGGGAGTCGGTGACCAATACATGATTCTTGACGTCGGGG GTGGAACCGTAGACATTACAGTCCATGAAGTACAGAGAAATGAGGAAACTGAAGATATAACATTAAGAGAAATGTTCAAAGCAAACGGCGGAGATTGGGGAGGGCTTAAAGTTGACGAAGCTTTCGCAGACCTCCTTCAGGACATCCTTGGGCCTGATGTGATGGAGGCTCTTCAATTCAGCTACAGAGATGATTTTATGGAATTCATGGacatgtttgaaattataaagcGGAAGGTGGCACCAGATATGGATTCACGGGAAACAATGAATGTTCCACTTTCATTCGTCCAGACCTACAAAGAACTGAATAATGTCGAGCTCGAAGATGAAAGACGCATTAGGAGAAAGTACAACGGAAAGATAACCGtctcaaaaaacaaaatgagattTGATCCAGAAATTTTAAAAGGTCTTTTTACCGAGACAGTCGATCAAATTTGTGCTTTAGTAAGCGAGTATTTTGACCAGATACGGGAATACAACATTGGAACGATTCTGATGGTTGGTGGATTCAGCGAATCAAAGATGTTACAAGACAAGGTCCGTTCGACATTCCCGTCTAAGCGCCTGATCATCCCAGAAGAAGCAGGCCTGTGCGTTCTGAAAGGCGCAGTGTTGTACGGCCATAACCCCTCCATGATCACAGCTCGAGTGAGCAAGTTCACTTATGGAATAGGAGCCTACAAGCAGTTCGAGCCTGCTCTAGATCCTCCAGAAAAGCGGGCTATCCGAGACAAGATTGTGCTCTGTAAAGATTCCTTTAGCGTCCATGCTAGAGCCGGGCAAGAGTTCCAAGTGGATGAGATGGTCGGTGAAAACGAGTACGTCGCAGACGGAAAAGATGCAACTGAACTTCAGATCGACGTATACACGACGCCACACCGTCACCCAAGGTTTATCGACGACGAAGACAGCAAGAAAATAGGAGAAATGCGCGTGCCCGTGAGTCGTAACCTCAGTGGTGGTCAAGAGACGATGAAAGTCCAGTTTGTGTTTGGAGACACGGAATTGAAAGTGGTAGCCTGGGATAAAGACAACGGGCAAAAGATAAAAGATGCTCGTTTTGAATTTTTGAAGTAA
- the LOC128225756 gene encoding heat shock 70 kDa protein 12A-like yields MALTDVIDGRKIMARHLTAMPVRAGAMQRKPIVAAIDFGTTYSGYAFQTRATFEENPMKIDAANWARTGSNIGISLKTTSSILFDKNQQFHSFGHEADQQYNNLAAEGQHWDWFFFKRFKMALYKSENLTREMKLKSETTGKEMPAIVVIQESIRYLKNHLVNVIKSKNAMLKESEIHWVLTVPAIWGDSAKQFMREAAINAEIHTDNLLLCLEPEAASLFCRYLPFARETNEKSASLVTVGVGDRYMILDVGGGTVDITIHEVQRNEETEDITLREMFKANGGDWGGLKVDEAFTDLLQDIIGPDVMEVLQTRYREDFMDFMEIFEIKKRKVAPDMDSREIMTVPLSFVQTYKELNNVELENERRIRRKYNGKITFSKNKMRFDPEILKGLFTETVDQICALAREYFDQIREYNIGTILMVGGFSESRMLQDKVRSTFPSKRLIIPEEAGLCVLKGAVLYGHNPSMITARVSKFTYGIGAYKQFEPALDPPEKRAIRGKIVLCKDSFSVHARAGQEFQVDEMVGENEYVADGKDATELQIDVYTTPHRHPRYIDDEDSRKIGEMRVPVSR; encoded by the exons atggcaTTAACAGATGTCATTGATGGGCGGAAG ATAATGGCCCGTCATCTGACCGCGATGCCAGTCCGCGCAGGCGCAATGCAGAGAAAGCCCATTGTGGCGGCCATAGACTTTGGCACCACATACTCGGGATACGCCTTCCAGACCAGGGCAACCTTTGAAGAAAATCCGATGAAG attgaCGCCGCAAATTGGGCGAGGACTGGTTCGAACATTGGAATATCACTCAAGACGACTTCGTCAATACTGTTTGATAAAAACCAACAATTTCATTCGTTTGGCCACGAAGCAgatcaacaatataataatctCGCTGCGGAGGGACAACACTGGGACTggtttttctttaaaagattCAAAATGGCACTTTACAAGTCTGAG AATCTTACTCGCGAGATGAAGTTAAAGTCAGAGACTACTGGTAAAGAGATGCCAGCAATTGTGGTTATTCAAGAAAGCATAAGATACCTGAAGAACCACTTAGTAAATGTGATAAAATCCAAGAATGCCATGTTGAAAGAGTCTGAAATTCACTGGGTCTTGACAGTCCCAGCAATATGGGGTGACAGCGCCAAACAATTCATGAGGGAAGCGGCTATCAAT GCAGAAATTCACACGGATAACTTGTTACTATGTCTAGAGCCAGAAGCCGCTTCGCTGTTTTGCCGGTACTTACCGTTTGCCAGGGAAACAAACGAGAAGAGTGCAAGTCTTGTTACAGTGGGAGTCGGCGACCGATACATGATTCTTGACGTCGGGG GTGGAACCGTAGACATTACAATCCATGAAGTACAGAGAAATGAGGAGACTGAAGATATAACATTAAGAGAAATGTTCAAAGCCAACGGTGGAGATTGGGGAGGGCTTAAAGTTGATGAAGCTTTCACAGACCTCCTTCAGGACATCATTGGGCCTGATGTGATGGAAGTTCTTCAAACCCGATACAGAGAAGATTTTATGGATTTCATGGAaatctttgaaattaaaaagcGTAAGGTGGCCCCAGATATGGACTCACGGGAAATAATGACCGTTCCACTTTCATTCGTCCAGACATACAAAGAACTGAATAATGTCGAGCTCGAAAATGAAAGACGCATTAGGAGAAAGTACAACGGAAAGATAACCTTCTCCAAAAACAAAATGCGATTTGATCCAGAAATTTTAAAAGGTCTTTTTACCGAGACAGTCGATCAAATTTGTGCTTTAGCAAGAGAGTATTTTGACCAGATACGGGAATACAACATTGGAACGATTCTGATGGTTGGTGGATTCAGCGAATCAAGGATGTTACAGGACAAGGTCCGTTCGACATTCCCCTCTAAGCGCCTGATCATCCCAGAAGAAGCAGGCTTGTGCGTTCTGAAAGGCGCAGTGTTGTATGGCCATAACCCGTCCATGATCACAGCTCGAGTGAGCAAGTTCACTTACGGAATAGGAGCCTACAAGCAGTTCGAGCCTGCGTTAGATCCACCAGAAAAGCGGGCTATCCGTGGCAAAATTGTGCTCTGTAAAGATTCCTTCAGCGTCCATGCTAGAGCCGGGCAAGAGTTCCAGGTCGATGAGATGGTCGGCGAAAACGAGTACGTCGCAGATGGAAAAGATGCAACTGAACTTCAGATCGATGTATACACTACGCCACACCGTCACCCAAGGTATATCGACGACGAAGACAGCAGGAAAATCGGAGAAATGCGAGTTCCCGTGAGTCGTTAG